A single region of the Pseudomonas mandelii genome encodes:
- a CDS encoding GNAT family N-acetyltransferase, giving the protein MPDTQYTLLAEPLWPLMNKFYRAHQSSMKAVRDAQLWVARREEIIGALCLRPVSGGHWLTGLFVDPACREQGIAAALIAEAVRGLDQPVWLFCHPDLRGFYERRGFSFDPHMPYAMTERLSRYARSKPMIAMGLEPSVSSTCRSEPAREGGVSFDIIGE; this is encoded by the coding sequence ATGCCCGACACCCAGTACACCCTGCTCGCCGAGCCGTTATGGCCGTTGATGAACAAGTTTTATCGCGCCCACCAATCGTCGATGAAAGCGGTTCGCGACGCTCAGCTGTGGGTCGCCAGACGCGAGGAGATCATTGGCGCGCTGTGTTTGCGGCCGGTCTCGGGCGGGCATTGGTTGACGGGGTTGTTCGTCGATCCGGCCTGTCGCGAACAGGGCATCGCGGCGGCGTTGATCGCCGAAGCGGTGCGCGGTCTCGACCAACCGGTCTGGCTGTTCTGCCACCCGGACTTGCGGGGCTTTTATGAACGCCGAGGGTTTTCCTTCGATCCGCACATGCCCTACGCCATGACCGAACGCCTGAGCCGTTATGCCCGCAGCAAACCGATGATCGCCATGGGCCTGGAACCGTCTGTGAGTTCGACATGTAGGAGCGAGCCTGCTCGCGAAGGCGGCGTGTCATTCGACATCATCGGTGAATGA
- a CDS encoding YihY/virulence factor BrkB family protein: protein MFFPHMKGLRLHRVMMRTVTEFVDDEMSTYASALAYQMLFSLFPFILFLIALIGFLHLPDFFSWLRLQSELVLPPQALEQVNPVIDQLQQSKGGLLSIGIVIALWTASAGVRLMMSAMNAAYDVVEGRPAWKRFPLSIIYTVGIAGMLLIAAALMVLGPQLMGWIAAQVGMEDFIVTLWTIVRWPVVVILLMVAVALIYYVMPDVKQEFRFITPGSVLAVVVWILASVGFGLYVKEFANYNAMYGSIGAIIVLLLYFYISAAVLLLGAEMNAVIEHMSTEGKNDGEKVPGELDHEPKHHVSGLGRDHSIKPHTDETIK from the coding sequence ATGTTTTTCCCCCACATGAAAGGCCTGCGCCTGCACCGTGTGATGATGCGCACGGTCACCGAGTTCGTCGACGATGAGATGTCGACCTATGCCTCGGCGCTGGCCTATCAAATGCTGTTTTCGCTATTTCCCTTCATCCTGTTCCTGATCGCTCTGATCGGTTTCCTGCACCTGCCGGACTTCTTCTCCTGGCTGCGTCTGCAATCGGAACTGGTCCTGCCGCCCCAGGCGCTGGAACAGGTGAACCCGGTGATCGACCAACTCCAGCAGTCCAAGGGTGGCTTGCTGTCGATTGGTATCGTGATTGCCCTGTGGACCGCATCCGCTGGCGTGCGGCTGATGATGAGCGCGATGAACGCCGCCTACGACGTGGTCGAAGGCCGGCCCGCGTGGAAGCGTTTTCCGCTGTCGATCATCTACACCGTTGGCATCGCCGGCATGCTGCTGATCGCCGCCGCGTTGATGGTGCTCGGGCCGCAACTGATGGGCTGGATTGCCGCGCAAGTCGGCATGGAGGATTTCATCGTGACCCTGTGGACCATCGTGCGCTGGCCCGTCGTGGTGATTTTGCTGATGGTGGCCGTGGCGCTGATTTATTACGTGATGCCCGACGTTAAACAAGAGTTTCGTTTTATCACCCCAGGTTCGGTGCTGGCGGTGGTGGTGTGGATCCTTGCCTCCGTGGGCTTTGGCCTGTACGTAAAGGAGTTCGCCAACTACAACGCCATGTATGGCAGTATCGGCGCGATCATCGTGTTGCTGCTCTATTTTTATATTTCCGCCGCGGTGCTGTTGCTGGGCGCGGAGATGAATGCAGTGATCGAGCACATGTCGACCGAAGGCAAGAATGACGGTGAAAAAGTCCCCGGTGAGCTCGATCACGAACCCAAACACCACGTTTCCGGACTGGGTCGGGATCACTCGATCAAGCCGCACACTGACGAAACCATAAAATGA
- the def gene encoding peptide deformylase gives MIREILKMGDERLLRIAPPVPAEMFDSPELWQLIDDMFQTMESVGGVGLAAPQIGVDLQLVIFGFEHSERYPDAEAVPQTILINPLITPLNSLMEEGFEGCLSVPGLRGAVDRYQQIRYEGFDPKGQPILRIAEGFHARVVQHECDHLIGRLYPSRITDFSQFGFTEVMFPDLDPNADD, from the coding sequence ATGATCCGTGAAATCCTGAAAATGGGCGATGAACGCCTGCTGCGCATTGCTCCGCCGGTGCCGGCCGAGATGTTCGACAGCCCTGAGTTGTGGCAACTGATCGACGACATGTTCCAGACCATGGAAAGCGTCGGTGGCGTCGGCCTGGCTGCGCCGCAGATCGGCGTCGATCTGCAACTGGTGATCTTTGGGTTCGAACACAGCGAACGCTACCCGGACGCTGAAGCGGTGCCGCAGACCATTCTGATCAACCCGCTGATCACACCTTTGAACTCGCTGATGGAAGAGGGCTTTGAAGGTTGCCTGTCAGTGCCCGGCCTGCGCGGCGCGGTAGACCGTTATCAGCAGATTCGCTACGAAGGCTTCGATCCCAAGGGCCAGCCTATCTTGCGGATCGCCGAGGGATTCCATGCGCGGGTGGTGCAGCATGAATGCGATCACCTGATCGGCCGGTTGTACCCGTCACGGATTACCGACTTCAGCCAATTCGGCTTTACCGAAGTGATGTTCCCCGACCTCGACCCTAACGCTGACGACTGA